The genomic segment CACCCGAGTTCTCTCAAGCGCCTTGGTATTCTCTACCTGACCACCTGTGTCGGTTTGGGGTACGATTTCGTGTTACCTGATGCTTAGAGGCTTTTCCTGGAAGCAGGGCATTTGTTACTTCAGCACCGTAGTGCCTCGTCATCACACCTCAGCGTTAATAAGGTACCGGATTTACCTGGAACCTCCGCCTGCATGCTTAAACCGGGACAACCGTCGCCCGGCTAACATAGCCTTCTCCGTCCCCCCTTCGCAGTAACACCAAGTACAGGAATATTAACCTGTTTCCCATCGACTACGCCTTTCGGCCTCGCCTTAGGGGTCGACTCACCCTGCCCCGATTAACGTTGGACAGGAACCCTTGGTCTTCCGGCGAGCGGGCTTTTCACCCGCTTTATCGTTACTTATGTCAGCATTCGCACTTCTGATACCTCCAGCACCCCTCACAGGCCACCTTCAACGGCTTACAGAACGCTCCCCTACCCAACAACGCATACGCGTCGCTGCCGCAGCTTCGGTGCATGGTTTAGCCCCGTTACATCTTCCGCGCAGGCCGACTCGACCAGTGAGCTATTACGCTTTCTTTAAATGATGGCTGCTTCTAAGCCAACATCCTGGCTGTCTGGGCCTTCCCACATCGTTTCCCACTTAACCATGACTTTGGGACCTTAGCTGGCGGTCTGGGTTGTTTCCCTCTTCACGACGGACGTTAGCACCCGCCGTGTGTCTCCCGTGATAACATTCTTTGGTATTCGTAGTTTGCATCGGGTTGGTAAGCCGGGATGGCCCCCTAGCCGAAACAGTGCTCTACCCCCGAAGATGAGTTCACGAGGCGCTACCTAAATAGCTTTCGGGGAGAACCAGCTATCTCCCGGTTTGATTGGCCTTTCACCCCCAGCCACAGGTCATCCGCTAATTTTTCAACATTAGTCGGTTCGGTCCTCCAGTTAGTGTTACCCAACCTTCAACCTGCCCATGGCTAGATCACCGGGTTTCGGGTCTATACCCTGCAACTTAACGCCCGGTTAAGACTCGGTTTCCCTTCGGCTCCCCTATACGGTTAACCTTGCTACAGAATATAAGTCGCTGACCCATTATACAAAAGGTACGCAGTCACCCCATAAAGAGGCTCCCACTGCTTGTACGTACACGGTTTCAGGTTCTTTTTCACTCCCCTCGCCGGGGTTCTTTTCGCCTTTCCCTCACGGTACTGGTTCACTATCGGTCAGTCAGGAGTATTTAGCCTTGGAGGATGGTCCCCCCATATTCAGACAGGATACCACGTGTCCCGCCCTACTCTTCGAGTTCACAGCAAGTGTGCTTTCGTGTACGGGAGTATCACCCTGTACCCTGCGACTTTCCAGACGCTTCCACTAACACACAAGCTGATTCAGACTCCGGGCTGCTCCCCGTTCGCTCGCCGCTACTGGGGGAATCTCGGTTGATTTCTTTTCCTCGGGGTACTTAGATGTTTCAGTTCCCCCGGTTCGCTTCATTACGCTATGTATTCACATAATGATAGTGTGACGAATCACACTGGGTTTCCCCATTCGGACATCGCCGGGTCAAAGGTTCATATCACCTCGCCGGCGCTTATCGCAGATTAGCACGTCCTTCATCGCCTCTGACTGCCAGGGCATCCACCGTGTACGCTTAGTCGCTTAACCTCACAACCCGAAGCTGTTTCGCCTCTGATTGTGAAAATTTGAGAGACTTGAACACACCATTAGAGATGTGTCGTTTCAATTTTCAGCTTGATCCAGATTTTTAAAGAGCAAAACTTCTTAATGCACTCAAAAGTACATTCAGAAGTTCATCATTCATCAGACAATCTGTGTGAGCACTACAAAGGCAGGTTCTTTAAGGTAAGGAGGTGATCCAACCGCAGGTTCCCCTACGGTTACCTTGTTACGACTTCACCCCAGTCATGAATCACAAAGTGGTAAGCGCCCTCCCGAAGGTTAAGCTACCTACTTCTTTTGCAACCCACTCCCATGGTGTGACGGGCGGTGTGTACAAGGCCCGGGAACGTATTCACCGTAGCATTCTGATCCACGATTACTAGCGATTCCGACTTCATGGAGTCGAGTTGCAGACTCCAATCCGGACTACGACGCACTTTATGAGGTCCGCTTGCTCTCGCGAGGTCGCTTCTCTTTGTATGCGCCATTGTAGCACGTGTGTAGCCCTGGTCGTAAGGGCCATGATGACTTGACGTCATCCCCACCTTCCTCCAGTTTATCACTGGCAGTCTCCTTTGAGTTCCCGGCCTAACCGCTGGCAACAAAGGATAAGGGTTGCGCTCGTTGCGGGACTTAACCCAACATTTCACAACACGAGCTGACGACAGCCATGCAGCACCTGTCTCACAGTTCCCGAAGGCACTTCAGCATCTCTGCTGAATTCTGTGGATGTCAAGACCAGGTAAGGTTCTTCGCGTTGCATCGAATTAAACCACATGCTCCACCGCTTGTGCGGGCCCCCGTCAATTCATTTGAGTTTTAACCTTGCGGCCGTACTCCCCAGGCGGTCGACTTAACGCGTTAGCTCCGGAAGCCACGCCTCAAGGGCACAACCTCCAAGTCGACATCGTTTACGGCGTGGACTACCAGGGTATCTAATCCTGTTTGCTCCCCACGCTTTCGCACCTGAGCGTCAGTCTTTGTCCAGGGGGCCGCCTTCGCCACCGGTATTCCTCCAGATCTCTACGCATTTCACCGCTACACCTGGAATTCTACCCCCCTCTACAAGACTCTAGCCTGCCAGTTTCGAATGCAGTTCCCAGGTTGAGCCCGGGGATTTCACATCCGACTTGACAGACCGCCTGCGTGCGCTTTACGCCCAGTAATTCCGATTAACGCTTGCACCCTCCGTATTACCGCGGCTGCTGGCACGGAGTTAGCCGGTGCTTCTTCTGCGGGTAACGTCAATCGGTGAGCTTATTAAACTCACCGCCTTCCTCCCCGCTGAAAGTGCTTTACAACCCGAAGGCCTTCTTCACACACGCGGCATGGCTGCATCAGGCTTGCGCCCATTGTGCAATATTCCCCACTGCTGCCTCCCGTAGGAGTCTGGACCGTGTCTCAGTTCCAGTGTGGCTGGTCATCCTCTCAGACCAGCTAGGGATCGTCGCCTTGGTGAGCCTTTACCTCACCAACAAGCTAATCCCATCTGGGCACATCCGATGGCAAGAGGCCCGAAGGTCCCCCTCTTTGGTCTTGCGACGTTATGCGGTATTAGCTACCGTTTCCAGTAGTTATCCCCCTCCATCAGGCAGTTTCCCAGACATTACTCACCCGTCCGCCACTCGTCACCCGAGAGCAAGCTCTCTGTGCTACCGTTCGACTTGCATGTGTTAGGCCTGCCGCCAGCGTTCAATCTGAGCCATGATCAAACTCTTCAATTTAAGTTTGATGCTCGTGAATTAAACTTCGTAATGAATTACGTATGTTCACTCAGAGACTTGGTATTCATTTATTGTCCGAAGACATTAAGAATCCATGTCACTTTGAGTGCCCACACAGATTGTCTGATAAATTGTTAAAGAGCAGTGCCGCTTCGCTTTTTGCTGCGGCGCGGGGTGTGCATATTACGCTTTCCCGCTACAGAGTCAAGCGTTTATTTCGCTTTTCTCTGCGAGAGTTCATCGCTGAACCCCGCTAACCCGGCGGCCTGTAAGCCGTTGTTCCGTGTCAGTGGAGGCGCATTATAGGGAGTTATTCTGAAGTGACAAGCATAAAATACAAAAAAAATTCCATCCGTGTTTTTTTTCACCAATAGCGATGAAATCAAGCTACAAATTGTTCTATTTGATGTATTTGCAACCACAATCACACCCGAGATGGCATACTTACCCGCATGAATCATTGAGGAATACGAGCGATGCCCTTAAGCGCACAACAGCTGGCAGCACAAAAAAACCTATCTTACGTGCTGGCAGAAAAGCTGGCTCAGCAGATCCTGATGGGTAGATATGTCCCGGGCAGCATCTTACCGGGAGAAATGGAACTCGGTGAACAGTTTGGCGTTAGCCGCACTGCCGTTCGCGAAGCGGTAAAAACATTAACAGCAAAAGGAATGGTGCTGCCACGTCCCCGAATTGGTACGCGCGTAATGCCTCAGGCTAACTGGAATTTCCTCGATCAGGAACTCCTCTGCTGGTGGATGACCGAAGACAACTTCCATCAGGTTATCGACCACTTCCTGGTGATGCGCAGTAGCCTTGAACCTCAGGCATGCCTGCTTGCTGCCACGCTTGGCACTGCAGAACAGAAAGCGCAGCTCAACACCTTGATGGAAGAGATGGTGTTACTGAAAAAGCATTTCAACCGCGAACGCTGGATTGAGGTCGATATGGCCTGGCATGAGCACATCTATATGATGAGCGCCAATCCATTCCTTACCTCCTTTGCCTCTCTGTTCCATTCGGTGTACCACACTTACTTTACCTCTATTACTTATGATGAAGTGGTGAAGCTGGATCAGCACCAGGCGATTGTGGATGCTATCCAGGATAGCGACGGGCAGCGCGCCTTGAGTGCGTGCCAGGCATTGTTGGCCGCGCCTACCCACCAGCAGGTAACGCAATGACCAAAAAAAATGCGCACAGCATGGCCGGATTGCCATGGATTGCAGCAATGGCGTTTTTTATGCAGGCACTGGATGCCACTATCCTGAATACCGCACTCCCCGCCATTGCGCAAAGCCTAAACCGCTCCCCGCTGGCGATGCAGTCCGCTATCATCAGTTATACCCTCACGGTGGCGATGCTAATCCCCGTCAGCGGCTGGCTGGCCGATCGCTTCGGTACGCGTAGAATATTTATGCTGGCGGTAACGCTTTTCACGCTTGGCTCATTGGCCTGTGCACTTTCTGCATCATTAACGGAGCTGGTCGCCTTCCGTGTACTTCAGGGGATCGGCGGGGCGATGATGATGCCCGTGGCGCGCCTGGCATTATTGCGAGCCTATCCTCGAAGCGAACTGCTCCCGGTCCTGAACTTCGTCACCATGCCAGGCCTGGTCGGCCCGATTCTTGGCCCGGTACTCGGCGGGGTGTTTGTAACCTGGGCCAGCTGGCACTGGATTTTCCTGATCAATATTCCCATTGGCATAGCGGGGCTAGTTTACGCCCGTAAATATATGCCGAACTTCACCACGCCACGGCGCCGTTTCGACATGGGCGGTTTTTTGCTGTTTGGCCTGAGCCTGGTGCTGTTCTCCAGTGGTATGGAGTTATTCGGCGAGAAAATCGTGGCGACGTGGTTCGCGCTGTGCGTCATCTTTGGCGGTATTTTACTGTTCCTTCTCTATATACGTCATGCGCGCCGCCATCCGACTCCGCTTATTTCTCTGTCCCTGTTTAATACTCGCACCTTCTCGGTCGGCGTGGCGGGCAATATCGCTTCGCGTCTGGGCACCGGCTGTGTCCCTTTCCTGATGCCGTTGATGCTGCAGGTAGGTTTCGGTTACCCGGCGTTGATTGCAGGCTGCTTGATGGCGCCCACGGCAATGGGCTCGATTCTGGCAAAATCGACGGTCACACAGGTCTTACGCTGGTTTGGCTATAGAAAGACGCTGGTTGGCGTGACGGTCTTTATTGGGCTGATGATTGCCCAGTTCTCCCTGCAATCCGCCGCATTACCCGTCTGGATGCTTATTCTGCCGCTGTTTGTGCTGGGCATGGCAATGTCGACGCAGTTCACTTCCATGAATACCATCACTCTTGCGGACCTTACCGATGAAAATGCCAGTAGCGGCAACAGCGTGCTGGCGGTCACTCAACAGTTGTCGATAAGCCTGGGCGTTGCCGTGAGTGCGGCGGTGCTGCGGTTTTATGAAGGATTCGACGGCACAAATACCGTTGAGCAGTTTCACTATACCTTTATGACGATGGGCGCACTCACCGTGGTTTCGGCCCTGGTCTTTATGCTGTTAAAACCAAAAGATGGCCAAAACCTGATCAAGGAGCGCCATAAAGCAAAGGCTAAACCGACCCCCGCTCCATCAAAACAGGAGTAAGTTGCAGACGTTGCTGTTGCAGCGTGGGCTGCGCCATACGGTGGATCAGTACATCGATGGCCAGCTCACCCAACTCATCTTTCGGCTGATGGACAGTCGTAAGCGGCGGCGTCATGTAGCGCGCCAGTTCGATATCATCATAGCCAATCACCGCCATATCCTCAGGAACGCGCAGTCCAGCCTGATATAACGCCTGATAAGCTCCAAATGCCATCGCATCGTTACCAATAAATACCGCCTGCGGACGCGGCTCTTGCGCCAGCAACGTCTGCATCGCCTCGAAGCCGCCGCTAAATTCAAAATCGCCAGTAACACGATAGTTATCCGGAGCAGCGATCCCGGACCGGGCCATCGCACTGAGATAGCCTTCCAGGCGCAGACGCGCAGGTGTTTTATCCAACGGCCCGGTAATACAGGCGATGCGGGTATGGCCTTTATCAATCAGATGCTGAGTGGCCATATCACCCCCCAGCAGGGAGTTATCCTGAATCAGATCGCTGGTACCATCAAATGGCGCCCAGTCCATCATTACCGTAGGAATAGAGGGATAGCGCTGGATAATCTCTTTCGACGGCTGGTGCGTTTCAGTACACAACAACAGCAATCCGTCGACGCGCTTTTGCATCAGCGTTTCCAGGTTGCGATTCATCCGTTGCTCATCGCCTTCGGTGTTACACAACACCAGGCTATAACCACGCTCGAAGCAGCTGCGCTCAACCCCGCGTACCAGTTCAGAATAAAAAGGGTTGGTACTGGCCGTAATCAGCATGCCGATGGTGCGCGTCTGGTTGAGCTTGAGACTGCGCGCCAGCGCAGACGGCGCATAGTTGAGATCTTTAACTGCGGCTTCGACTTTTCCCCGAATCGCCTCGCTGACGAAGCGATCGTTATTGATGACGTGAGAGACGGTCGAAGTAGAAACACCCGCCATACGGGCGACATCTTTCATGGTGGCCAAGCGTTACCCCTGCTGACTTAGGAATTCATCTATCTCTTTACGCCATGGAACGGAAGGCTGAGCCCCTTTACGCGTAACCGCAATCGCGGCGGCGGCATGGGCAAAACGAATGGCGTTATCTATGCTTTCGCCTTCCAGCAATGCTGTCGCCAGCGCACCGTTGAAGGTATCCCCTGCTGCGATAGTATCAATCGCCTTAACTTTAAAGCCCGGCACGCGACGGCCATCACCTTTTACGCTAATCCAGACGCCACGGCTGCCGAGGGTGATAATCACGGTGTCGATGCCTTTTTCATGCAGCGCTTTTGCCGCACGGGCCGCATCGTCGTCATTTTCAACGCGGATGCCCGTCAGTTTTTCAGCTTCGGTTTCGTTTGGCGTAATGATATCCACCAGCGCCAGCAGCTCGTCTGATAATACACGGGCAGGCGCCGGATTAAGAACGACAGAGGTATGATTTTCATGGGCAATTTTCGCGGCAGCCAGCACGCTTTCCACCGGGGATTCCAGCTGCATCAGCAGTGCTTGCGCGTTCGCTATGATGTCGCGCTGCGCTTCAACCCGCTCAGTCGTCAACGCTGCGTTAGCGCCAGCGTGAATACCGATCACATTCTCACCTTCCGCATTGACGAAAATCAGCGCCACGCCGGTAGATTCGCCCGCCACCACGCTCACCGGGACAATATCGATATTATCGCAGGCCAGCTGTTTGCGTACACGCTCACCGGTATCGTCATCACCCGTACAGGCGATAAATGCGATTTTCGCCCCGCTGCGTCCCGCAGCAACGGCCTGGTTTGCGCCCTTACCGCCGAACGCCACCTGGTATTGATTGCCAGTGACGGTTTCGCCCGGTGCGGGGAATGAGTCAAGGTTGAGAATGTGATCGGCATTGATACTGCCAAGGACGACGAGGTTGCCTGCGGTTTTCATGTATGAGGTGTCCATCTGAGAGCGCCACCGGTGTTACCCGGTGGCGTATGCCACACTTTTCTTTTTTTAAGTGTCCCTCAGGCAGCCTGCGACTGCCTGAATCGCCTTTTACTGCTTGATGACCAGTTTCAGGTCTACCGGATATTTAGCCTGAACTTTCTGGCCTTTCAGCACTTTATCCGCAGTCTGTACGCCAGTCGCGCCAATCTGCTCGGGCAACTGAGCGATGGTCGCAGCCAGTTTGCCATCATTTACCGCTTTTTCACCATCTGGCGTACCGTCAAATCCGACAACCATCACATCAGATTTACCTGCAGTCTGCAGGGCACGCAGCGCGCCCAGCGCCATTTCGTCGTTCTGGGCGAATACCGCCTGGACGTCCGGGTGTGCGGTGAGCAGGTTCTGCATCACGTTCAGGCCTTTAGTACGGTCGAAATCTGCCGGCTGGCTGGCCAGTACGTTAAATTTATGCGCAGCAACCGCCTGCTGGAAGCCTTCACCACGTTCACGGGCAGCGGAAGTCCCGGCAATGCCCTGCAGTTCGATAACTTTCGCGCCTTCACCCGCTTTCTTAGCGATATAGTCACCGGCAATTTTACCGCCCAGCACGTTATCAGACGCAATATGACTCACAACCTCGCCTTTCGTTGCCTGACGATCCAGGGTTATCACCGGAATTTTCGCCTGATTTGCCATCTTAACGGCATTACCCACTGCGTCTGAATCGGTTGGGTTGATCAGCAGGATTTTGGTGCCACGAACGGTTAAGTCCTGAACGTTAGCCAGCTCTTTAGCCGGGTTATTCTGTGAGTCCAGAACCACCAGGTTATAGCCCAGTTTGTCCGCTTCTTTCTGCGCGCCATCCTTCAGGGAGACGAAGAACGGGTTGTTCAGCGTAGAGACCACCAACGCGATGGTGTCTTTAGCCATTGCGTTAGCACTCACGGTTGCGCTCAGCGCGACAGCAGAGACCAGGGTAGCCAGTTTTTTCATGTTCATATCTAAGATGTCCTGTAGTGTCGTCAGTTACTGTTTTTTGTTGTCTACCAGTACCGCCAGCAAAATCACCACTGCCTTAACGATCATCTGGTAATAGGAGGAAACACCTAATAAATTCAAACCATTATTCAGGAAACCGAGGATTAATGCGCCGATCAACGTCCCAACAATGCGACCCTTACCGCCCGCAAGACTCGTCCCCCCCAGCACCACCGCCGCAATGGCATCCAGCTCATACCCCGTACCCGCTGTCGGCTGCGCAGAAGAGAGGCGCGCCACTTCGATGATCCCCGCCAGGGACGCCAGCAGACCGCACAGGGAGTAAACGATAATTTTGACTTTATTAACGCTGATCCCCGAGAGTCGTGTAGCCGCTTCGTTACCGCCCAGCGCATAAATATAACGGCCAAGACGAGTGTGATGCAGCATGTACCAGGCCGCCAGGAAGACGATAGCCATGATCCAGACCGGCGTCGGGATCCCCAGCGGGCGACCAATACCGAACCAGCCAAACAGATCGGCGTTATCGGTAAAGCCGGTGTTGACAGGGCTACCGTTGGTGTAAACCATGGTCACACCACGCAGGAGCAGCATCATCACCAGCGTAGCGATAAACGCCTGAACGCGCCCTTTAGCCACAATGACCCCGGTAACGGCGCCAATCGCTGCGCCAGCCGCCAGTGCAGCGGCAACCGCCACCAGCGCATTCACCTCAATCCCTACAATTGAAGCGGCTATCGCACCGGTGAGCGCCAGCAGGGAACCGACGGACAGATCGATCCCCGACGTCAAAATCACCAGCGTCATCCCCACCGCCATAATGGCGTTCACGGAAGTTTGCTGAAGAATGTTAAACAGGTTGTTAACGGTAAAAAAGTTCGGGCTCATGGTGGACACGATCGCGATCAGCACCAGCAGGGCAATCAGCGATTTTTGTTCCAGCAGCCATGCCCTGGTGAAATAACGGCGACCAGAAACAGCCTGGGTAGTCATCTTCTTACTCCTGATTCACGCGATTAAGCTTGCCTACAGCGGCAGCCATCAGAACTTCCTGGGTGGCCTGCTCGCGAGTGAATTCACCGCCGAGATGCCCTTCATGCATGACGATAATACGATCGCTCATGCCTAGTACTTCTGGCATCTCGGAAGAGACCAGAATAATGCTCAGCCCGTCGGCCTTAAACTGGTTAATCAGCTGATAAATCTCTTTCTTCGCGCCGACGTCTACGCCGCGCGTGGGTTCATCAAGGATCAACACTTTCGGACGCGTCATTAAACCGCGAGCTATAGCCACTTTCTGCTGATTACCACCGGACAACAGGCCAATCGCCTGCTCCATCGACGGCGTCTTGACGTTAAAGAGACGGATAAAATCGCTGACCGCCTGCTGTTCATCTTTGTGCTTCAGGCTCCCGCCGCTGTGGCTGAAATAGCGCAGCGCGGTAAGCGACATATTCTCTTTTACCGACATGCCCAGCACTAAGCCATCGCGTTTGCGATCTTCAGAGATATAGACGATGCCATTTGCCAGGCCATCCTGCGGAGAGCGCGTAACCACTTCATGGCCGTCGAGCGTGACGTAGCCGCTGGTACGCACCAGTGCGCCATAGAGCACTTTCATCAGTTCGGTACGGCCAGCACCCATCAGGCCCGCTACGCCGAGGATTTCTCCCTGGCGCAGGGTAAAGCTCACGTCGTTCACGCCCGGACCGCAGAGGTTATTCACCTTCAGGCGGATCTCACCGGGTGCTTTATCCAGATGCGGATACTGATCTTCGAGCTTACGCCCCACCATCATTTCTATCAGCGAATCTTCGGTCAGCGTAACCACTTCACGTTCGGCAATAAACTGCCCGTCGCGGAAGACGGTTACGTCGTCGCAGATTTCAAAAATCTCTTTCATGCGGTGAGAAATATAGACAATCCCGCGCCCCTGCGATTTCAACTCGCGGATGACGCGGAACAGGGATTCGGTTTCAGTATCGGTCAGGGCGTCGGTCGGTTCATCCATAATGATGACCTTTGACTCAAAGCTCAGCACCTTCGCGATTTCCACCATCTGCTGATCGCCAATGGAGAGGTCGCCCACCAGGCGGTCGCTCTTAAAGCGCAGGTTCAGCTTAGCCAGCAGCTTGTCTGCTTCGGCATACATGGTTTTCCAGTCGATTTTGCCAAAGCGATTGACGAACTCACGCCCGAGGAAAATGTTCTCCGCAATCGTCAGCTGCGGGATCAGGTTCAGCTCCTGGTGGATAATGCCAATACCCGCCTCCTGAGAGGATTTTGGGCCACTGAAGGTAGTCTCTTTACCCAACCACACCAGTGAACCGGCATCACGTTGATAGATCCCGGTCAGCACTTTCATCATGGTGGATTTGCCGGCGCCGTTTTCACCCACTAGCGCCATGACGCGTCCGGCATAAACGTTCAGCGCCGCACCGCAGAGAGCTTTCACGCCCGGGAACGCTTTATCGATCCCTTTTAGTTGCAGTAATGCGTCCATGATGGCCTCAGAAGGTGACGCCAGCACAGAGAATGATATTCGCATACGGGGAACACTCCCCGCTGCGAATCACCGCCTGACTGTCTGCGGTTTGTTGTTTGAACTGCTCGTGTGTTGTGTAACGAATTTCGATGGTGTTTCCCTGGTGCTGTTGCAGTTGCTCAATATGACCGAGCAACGTTTCGTGGAGCTGCGGATTATGTTGTTTGATTTCCGTTGCGAGAATGACCGCCTCAATCTGCATCTCTGCCGTCACGACGTCCAGTACCTGCATAAACGAAGGAACGCCCTGCGTTAACGCCATATCAATACGGGTTGTGCTGTGCGGAACCGGTAAGCCTGCATCGCAAACCACCAGCGTATCAGTATGCCCAAGACGGGAAATAACCGATGAGATTTCTGAGTTGAGTACCGTGCCTTTCTTCATTATTTTTGCTCCACTAGCGAAACGTTTCGCTGGCATCAGTTTTATCTCAAGAGTGTTCAGAAAACCATCATGACGTAACAGATTTGTGATCAACGTCGAAACGTTTCGCTAAGTGAAATGAGGCAAGAAAATGCACTTTATGCCCCCTCTCCCGGCGGGAGAGGGGGATGGGGGCATCAGCCCGTAGAGGAGATTAAATCTCGACCTGCGTTCCCAGTTCAATCA from the unidentified bacterial endosymbiont genome contains:
- the rbsR gene encoding ribose operon transcriptional repressor RbsR, which produces MATMKDVARMAGVSTSTVSHVINNDRFVSEAIRGKVEAAVKDLNYAPSALARSLKLNQTRTIGMLITASTNPFYSELVRGVERSCFERGYSLVLCNTEGDEQRMNRNLETLMQKRVDGLLLLCTETHQPSKEIIQRYPSIPTVMMDWAPFDGTSDLIQDNSLLGGDMATQHLIDKGHTRIACITGPLDKTPARLRLEGYLSAMARSGIAAPDNYRVTGDFEFSGGFEAMQTLLAQEPRPQAVFIGNDAMAFGAYQALYQAGLRVPEDMAVIGYDDIELARYMTPPLTTVHQPKDELGELAIDVLIHRMAQPTLQQQRLQLTPVLMERGSV
- the rbsA gene encoding ribose ABC transporter ATP-binding protein RbsA; protein product: MDALLQLKGIDKAFPGVKALCGAALNVYAGRVMALVGENGAGKSTMMKVLTGIYQRDAGSLVWLGKETTFSGPKSSQEAGIGIIHQELNLIPQLTIAENIFLGREFVNRFGKIDWKTMYAEADKLLAKLNLRFKSDRLVGDLSIGDQQMVEIAKVLSFESKVIIMDEPTDALTDTETESLFRVIRELKSQGRGIVYISHRMKEIFEICDDVTVFRDGQFIAEREVVTLTEDSLIEMMVGRKLEDQYPHLDKAPGEIRLKVNNLCGPGVNDVSFTLRQGEILGVAGLMGAGRTELMKVLYGALVRTSGYVTLDGHEVVTRSPQDGLANGIVYISEDRKRDGLVLGMSVKENMSLTALRYFSHSGGSLKHKDEQQAVSDFIRLFNVKTPSMEQAIGLLSGGNQQKVAIARGLMTRPKVLILDEPTRGVDVGAKKEIYQLINQFKADGLSIILVSSEMPEVLGMSDRIIVMHEGHLGGEFTREQATQEVLMAAAVGKLNRVNQE
- the rbsK gene encoding ribokinase, which encodes MKTAGNLVVLGSINADHILNLDSFPAPGETVTGNQYQVAFGGKGANQAVAAGRSGAKIAFIACTGDDDTGERVRKQLACDNIDIVPVSVVAGESTGVALIFVNAEGENVIGIHAGANAALTTERVEAQRDIIANAQALLMQLESPVESVLAAAKIAHENHTSVVLNPAPARVLSDELLALVDIITPNETEAEKLTGIRVENDDDAARAAKALHEKGIDTVIITLGSRGVWISVKGDGRRVPGFKVKAIDTIAAGDTFNGALATALLEGESIDNAIRFAHAAAAIAVTRKGAQPSVPWRKEIDEFLSQQG
- a CDS encoding FadR/GntR family transcriptional regulator, with amino-acid sequence MPLSAQQLAAQKNLSYVLAEKLAQQILMGRYVPGSILPGEMELGEQFGVSRTAVREAVKTLTAKGMVLPRPRIGTRVMPQANWNFLDQELLCWWMTEDNFHQVIDHFLVMRSSLEPQACLLAATLGTAEQKAQLNTLMEEMVLLKKHFNRERWIEVDMAWHEHIYMMSANPFLTSFASLFHSVYHTYFTSITYDEVVKLDQHQAIVDAIQDSDGQRALSACQALLAAPTHQQVTQ
- the mdtD gene encoding multidrug transporter subunit MdtD; its protein translation is MTKKNAHSMAGLPWIAAMAFFMQALDATILNTALPAIAQSLNRSPLAMQSAIISYTLTVAMLIPVSGWLADRFGTRRIFMLAVTLFTLGSLACALSASLTELVAFRVLQGIGGAMMMPVARLALLRAYPRSELLPVLNFVTMPGLVGPILGPVLGGVFVTWASWHWIFLINIPIGIAGLVYARKYMPNFTTPRRRFDMGGFLLFGLSLVLFSSGMELFGEKIVATWFALCVIFGGILLFLLYIRHARRHPTPLISLSLFNTRTFSVGVAGNIASRLGTGCVPFLMPLMLQVGFGYPALIAGCLMAPTAMGSILAKSTVTQVLRWFGYRKTLVGVTVFIGLMIAQFSLQSAALPVWMLILPLFVLGMAMSTQFTSMNTITLADLTDENASSGNSVLAVTQQLSISLGVAVSAAVLRFYEGFDGTNTVEQFHYTFMTMGALTVVSALVFMLLKPKDGQNLIKERHKAKAKPTPAPSKQE
- the rbsB gene encoding ribose ABC transporter substrate-binding protein RbsB; its protein translation is MNMKKLATLVSAVALSATVSANAMAKDTIALVVSTLNNPFFVSLKDGAQKEADKLGYNLVVLDSQNNPAKELANVQDLTVRGTKILLINPTDSDAVGNAVKMANQAKIPVITLDRQATKGEVVSHIASDNVLGGKIAGDYIAKKAGEGAKVIELQGIAGTSAARERGEGFQQAVAAHKFNVLASQPADFDRTKGLNVMQNLLTAHPDVQAVFAQNDEMALGALRALQTAGKSDVMVVGFDGTPDGEKAVNDGKLAATIAQLPEQIGATGVQTADKVLKGQKVQAKYPVDLKLVIKQ
- the rbsD gene encoding D-ribose pyranase encodes the protein MKKGTVLNSEISSVISRLGHTDTLVVCDAGLPVPHSTTRIDMALTQGVPSFMQVLDVVTAEMQIEAVILATEIKQHNPQLHETLLGHIEQLQQHQGNTIEIRYTTHEQFKQQTADSQAVIRSGECSPYANIILCAGVTF
- the rbsC gene encoding ribose ABC transporter permease, which produces MTTQAVSGRRYFTRAWLLEQKSLIALLVLIAIVSTMSPNFFTVNNLFNILQQTSVNAIMAVGMTLVILTSGIDLSVGSLLALTGAIAASIVGIEVNALVAVAAALAAGAAIGAVTGVIVAKGRVQAFIATLVMMLLLRGVTMVYTNGSPVNTGFTDNADLFGWFGIGRPLGIPTPVWIMAIVFLAAWYMLHHTRLGRYIYALGGNEAATRLSGISVNKVKIIVYSLCGLLASLAGIIEVARLSSAQPTAGTGYELDAIAAVVLGGTSLAGGKGRIVGTLIGALILGFLNNGLNLLGVSSYYQMIVKAVVILLAVLVDNKKQ